In Quadrisphaera sp. DSM 44207, one DNA window encodes the following:
- a CDS encoding response regulator transcription factor, whose product MSTVMVCDDSPLVRENLRRAVAGVAGVTRVTGASSGEEVLTRWPLERPALVLVDVRMPGIGGVEAARRLLSRHPGAPVLMLTVAEDVEGVARAVAAGARGYVVKDASRAELAAAVVGALADVGAGRARGSRRDDAATAPTLTERELQVLTGMGRGRSNAEIGKELFLSEDTVKTHARRLFRKLGAADRAQAVAKGFRLGLVH is encoded by the coding sequence GTGTCGACGGTGATGGTGTGCGACGACTCCCCGCTGGTGCGGGAGAACCTGCGTCGCGCGGTGGCCGGCGTGGCCGGCGTGACCCGCGTGACCGGCGCCTCCTCGGGTGAGGAGGTGCTCACCCGCTGGCCCCTCGAGCGGCCCGCCCTCGTCCTCGTGGACGTGCGCATGCCCGGCATCGGCGGCGTCGAGGCCGCCCGCCGCCTGCTCTCGCGCCACCCCGGCGCGCCCGTGCTCATGCTCACCGTGGCCGAGGACGTCGAGGGCGTGGCCCGCGCGGTCGCCGCCGGCGCCCGCGGCTACGTCGTCAAGGACGCCTCCCGCGCCGAGCTCGCCGCCGCCGTCGTCGGCGCCCTGGCGGACGTCGGCGCCGGCCGCGCCCGCGGCTCGCGCCGCGACGACGCCGCGACCGCGCCGACTCTGACCGAGCGCGAGCTGCAGGTGCTCACCGGCATGGGCCGCGGGCGCAGCAACGCCGAGATCGGCAAGGAGCTGTTCCTCTCCGAGGACACCGTGAAGACCCACGCGCGCCGCCTGTTCCGCAAGCTGGGCGCCGCCGACCGCGCCCAGGCGGTCGCCAAGGGCTTCCGGCTGGGGCTGGTGCACTGA
- a CDS encoding MerR family transcriptional regulator — protein MAPPEPHAVEPVAPALTVAAVARRLGVAPATLRTWARRYGLGPTAHEAGAHRRYTLEDLARLIVMRRLTLEGVPPAEAARAARNAGAASALQHAPLEPEELPAAADRTPLTRRPSPAGRDLLQRAALALDAAECTRLVRTACERLGPVPAWEQLAEPALRALGRRWEATGPGVDTGTLLAAAVLAALRELPAPPLRTSAVVLLAAADGETESLPLHVLAAAAAASGIAPRVLAPGLPREALAAAVRRTGPVAVLLHAQHPVRDPGQLSVLPRLRAPSRLVLSGPGWESVRTPAGRVVDRTPTLEGAQEALEEAAVP, from the coding sequence ATGGCCCCGCCCGAGCCGCACGCGGTCGAGCCCGTCGCGCCGGCGCTGACCGTCGCCGCGGTCGCGCGGCGGCTCGGGGTGGCGCCCGCCACCCTGCGCACGTGGGCCCGCCGCTACGGCCTGGGGCCCACCGCCCACGAGGCCGGCGCGCACCGCCGCTACACGCTGGAGGACCTCGCGCGCCTGATCGTCATGCGCCGCCTCACCCTCGAGGGGGTGCCGCCCGCGGAGGCCGCCCGCGCCGCGCGCAACGCCGGCGCCGCCAGCGCCCTGCAGCACGCGCCGCTGGAGCCGGAGGAGCTCCCCGCGGCCGCCGACCGCACGCCGCTGACCCGGCGCCCCTCGCCCGCGGGCCGCGACCTGCTGCAGCGGGCCGCCCTGGCCCTGGACGCCGCCGAGTGCACCCGCCTCGTGCGCACCGCCTGCGAGCGCCTCGGGCCCGTGCCCGCGTGGGAGCAGCTGGCCGAGCCGGCGCTGCGCGCGCTCGGGCGCCGCTGGGAGGCCACCGGTCCCGGCGTCGACACCGGGACGCTGCTGGCCGCGGCCGTGCTCGCCGCCCTGCGCGAGCTGCCCGCACCGCCGCTGCGCACCTCCGCCGTCGTCCTGCTCGCGGCGGCCGACGGCGAGACGGAGAGCCTGCCGCTGCACGTGCTCGCGGCTGCCGCCGCCGCGTCCGGCATCGCCCCGCGGGTGCTCGCCCCCGGGCTGCCGCGCGAGGCGCTCGCCGCCGCCGTGCGCCGCACGGGCCCCGTCGCGGTGCTGCTGCACGCCCAGCACCCCGTGCGCGACCCCGGGCAGCTGTCGGTGCTGCCTCGCCTGCGGGCCCCCTCGCGCCTGGTGCTCTCCGGCCCCGGGTGGGAGAGCGTGCGCACCCCCGCCGGCCGCGTCGTCGACCGCACCCCGACCCTGGAGGGCGCGCAGGAGGCGCTCGAGGAGGCCGCCGTCCCCTGA
- a CDS encoding WhiB family transcriptional regulator — protein sequence MAEISRLPGPVADVWEWQLQGACREHDTNLFFHPEGERGPARRNRDAAAVAVCGSCPVMDECRRHSLAVREPYGVWGGLTEDDRERLYAAQRGDRGLESLPRAS from the coding sequence GTGGCTGAGATCTCTCGGCTCCCCGGGCCCGTGGCCGACGTCTGGGAGTGGCAGCTGCAAGGCGCGTGCCGCGAGCACGACACCAACCTGTTCTTCCACCCCGAGGGCGAGCGCGGCCCGGCGCGGCGCAACCGCGACGCCGCTGCCGTGGCCGTGTGCGGGAGCTGCCCGGTGATGGACGAGTGCCGGCGCCACTCCCTCGCGGTGCGCGAGCCGTACGGCGTGTGGGGCGGCCTGACCGAGGACGACCGCGAGCGCCTCTACGCCGCGCAGCGCGGCGACCGGGGCCTGGAGTCCCTGCCGCGCGCCAGCTGA
- the groL gene encoding chaperonin GroEL (60 kDa chaperone family; promotes refolding of misfolded polypeptides especially under stressful conditions; forms two stacked rings of heptamers to form a barrel-shaped 14mer; ends can be capped by GroES; misfolded proteins enter the barrel where they are refolded when GroES binds), which yields MAKTLQFDESARRSLERGVDALANAVKVTLGPRGRNVVIDKKWGAPTITNDGVTIAREVELEDPYENLGAQLAKEVATKTNDVAGDGTTTATVLAQAMVREGLRNVAAGAAPAALKRGIDAAVGAVGDRLLATAREVEGKDEIAQVATISAQDPAVGELLSQAFDKVGKDGVITVEESSTTAMELELTEGMQFDKGYISPYFVTDSERMEAVLEDAHVLISQNKISSVAEVLPLLEKVLQTSKPLFVVAEDVEGEALSTLVVNKIRGTFTAAAVKAPGFGDRRKAVLQDLAVLTGAQVVSPEVGLKLDQVGLEVLGSARRVVITKDDTTVVDGAGDPAEVEARVAQIRTEIERTDSDWDREKLQERLAKLAGGVCVVKVGAATEVELKEKKHRIEDAVSATRAAIEEGIVAGGGSALVHAAGAVDDLQLSGDEATGAALVRTAVVEPLRWIAENAGLEGYVAVERVRSLQPGSGLNAATGEYGDLVAQGVLDPVKVTRSALVNAASIASMVLTTDTLVVDKPEEAAEAAGHGHGHGH from the coding sequence ATGGCCAAGACCCTGCAGTTCGACGAGTCCGCCCGCCGCTCCCTCGAGCGCGGCGTCGACGCGCTCGCGAACGCCGTCAAGGTGACCCTCGGCCCCCGCGGCCGCAACGTCGTCATCGACAAGAAGTGGGGCGCCCCCACCATCACCAACGACGGCGTGACCATCGCCCGCGAGGTGGAGCTGGAGGACCCGTACGAGAACCTCGGCGCCCAGCTCGCCAAGGAGGTCGCCACCAAGACCAACGACGTCGCGGGCGACGGCACCACCACCGCGACCGTGCTGGCCCAGGCGATGGTCCGCGAGGGCCTGCGCAACGTCGCCGCCGGCGCCGCCCCCGCCGCCCTCAAGCGCGGCATCGACGCGGCCGTGGGCGCCGTCGGCGACCGCCTGCTCGCCACGGCCCGCGAGGTCGAGGGCAAGGACGAGATCGCCCAGGTCGCCACCATCTCCGCGCAGGACCCGGCGGTCGGCGAGCTGCTGTCGCAGGCCTTCGACAAGGTCGGCAAGGACGGCGTCATCACCGTGGAGGAGTCCTCCACCACGGCGATGGAGCTGGAGCTCACCGAGGGCATGCAGTTCGACAAGGGCTACATCTCGCCCTACTTCGTCACCGACTCCGAGCGCATGGAGGCCGTCCTCGAGGACGCCCACGTGCTCATCTCCCAGAACAAGATCTCCTCGGTGGCCGAGGTCCTGCCGCTGCTGGAGAAGGTCCTGCAGACCAGCAAGCCGCTGTTCGTCGTGGCCGAGGACGTCGAGGGCGAGGCGCTGTCGACCCTCGTCGTGAACAAGATCCGCGGCACCTTCACCGCCGCCGCGGTCAAGGCCCCCGGCTTCGGCGACCGCCGCAAGGCGGTCCTGCAGGACCTCGCCGTCCTCACCGGCGCCCAGGTCGTCAGCCCCGAGGTGGGCCTCAAGCTCGACCAGGTCGGCCTGGAGGTGCTCGGCAGCGCCCGCCGCGTCGTCATCACCAAGGACGACACCACGGTCGTGGACGGCGCCGGCGACCCCGCCGAGGTCGAGGCGCGCGTCGCGCAGATCCGCACCGAGATCGAGCGCACCGACTCCGACTGGGACCGCGAGAAGCTGCAGGAGCGCCTCGCCAAGCTCGCCGGCGGGGTGTGCGTCGTCAAGGTCGGCGCCGCCACCGAGGTGGAGCTGAAGGAGAAGAAGCACCGCATCGAGGACGCCGTCTCCGCCACGCGCGCCGCGATCGAGGAGGGCATCGTCGCCGGCGGCGGCTCCGCCCTCGTGCACGCCGCCGGCGCGGTCGACGACCTGCAGCTGAGCGGTGACGAGGCGACCGGCGCCGCGCTCGTGCGCACGGCCGTCGTCGAGCCGCTGCGGTGGATCGCCGAGAACGCCGGCCTGGAGGGCTATGTCGCCGTCGAGCGCGTGCGCTCCCTGCAGCCGGGCTCGGGCCTGAACGCCGCCACCGGCGAGTACGGCGACCTGGTCGCCCAGGGCGTGCTCGACCCGGTGAAGGTCACCCGCTCCGCGCTCGTCAACGCCGCGTCCATCGCGTCGATGGTGCTGACCACGGACACCCTCGTGGTCGACAAGCCGGAGGAGGCCGCCGAGGCCGCCGGGCACGGCCACGGCCACGGCCACTGA
- the groES gene encoding co-chaperone GroES: MSVSIKPLEDRIVVKPLDAEQTTASGLVIPDTAKEKPQEGEVLSVGPGRVDDNGNRVPLDVQVGDKVIYSKYGGTEVKYGGEELLVLSARDVLAVIQ, translated from the coding sequence GTGTCGGTCTCCATCAAGCCGCTCGAGGACCGCATCGTCGTCAAGCCCCTCGACGCCGAGCAGACCACCGCGTCCGGCCTGGTCATCCCGGACACCGCCAAGGAGAAGCCCCAGGAGGGCGAGGTCCTGAGCGTCGGCCCGGGCCGCGTGGACGACAACGGCAACCGCGTGCCGCTCGACGTCCAGGTCGGCGACAAGGTCATCTACTCCAAGTACGGGGGCACCGAGGTCAAGTACGGCGGCGAGGAGCTGCTCGTGCTCTCGGCCCGCGACGTGCTGGCCGTCATCCAGTGA
- a CDS encoding class I SAM-dependent methyltransferase, which produces MDPAGLSALLTPDGWALLEALPPYREDAAMGLAQRLREQGVDPVLVAAALTQSRLRARAAAKFGPFAAGMLFTPEGLEQATRLEVAARHAARFAGAGARRVADLGCGIGGDAMALAGLEHEVLAVDRDEATAAVAAVNLRHWPEAQVRCADALSVDLSSVGSAWLDPARRTAGGRRVLDPRRASPSWDDVLGVAAAVPATGVKLAPGIPRDLAPPGAETQWVSVDGDVVEAAVWFGPLARPGVRASALVLRDGAATEVDDVGMVRPDAVAGAGGLGAYLYDPDGAVVRSGLVGRVASLVCGRLVDPTIAYVTSDALVRTPLARAFAVEEVLPFGLKALRTRLRDRRVGRVEVLKRGSAVDVEQLRRSLRLSGPEELALVLTRVAGRPSVVLARALPRLPGA; this is translated from the coding sequence GTGGACCCGGCCGGCCTCTCCGCCCTGCTCACGCCCGACGGGTGGGCCCTGCTGGAGGCCCTGCCGCCCTACCGCGAGGACGCCGCCATGGGCCTGGCGCAGCGGCTGCGCGAGCAGGGCGTCGACCCCGTCCTCGTCGCCGCGGCGCTGACCCAGTCGCGCCTGCGCGCCCGCGCCGCCGCCAAGTTCGGGCCCTTCGCCGCCGGGATGCTCTTCACCCCGGAGGGCCTGGAGCAGGCGACCCGGCTGGAGGTCGCCGCCCGGCACGCCGCGCGCTTCGCCGGCGCCGGGGCCCGTCGCGTGGCCGACCTCGGGTGCGGCATCGGCGGTGACGCGATGGCGCTGGCGGGCCTGGAGCACGAGGTGCTCGCCGTCGACCGCGACGAGGCCACCGCGGCCGTGGCCGCGGTGAACCTGCGGCACTGGCCGGAGGCGCAGGTGCGCTGCGCCGACGCCCTGTCGGTGGACCTGTCCTCGGTGGGCAGCGCGTGGCTGGACCCCGCCCGGCGCACGGCCGGCGGGCGGCGGGTGCTCGACCCGCGCCGGGCGTCGCCGTCCTGGGACGACGTGCTGGGGGTCGCGGCGGCGGTGCCGGCGACGGGGGTGAAGCTGGCGCCGGGGATCCCGCGCGACCTGGCGCCCCCGGGCGCGGAGACGCAGTGGGTCTCGGTCGACGGCGACGTCGTGGAGGCCGCGGTGTGGTTCGGTCCGCTGGCCCGCCCGGGCGTGCGCGCCAGCGCCCTGGTGCTGCGCGACGGCGCGGCCACCGAGGTCGACGACGTCGGGATGGTGCGCCCGGACGCCGTCGCCGGCGCCGGTGGCCTCGGCGCGTACCTGTACGACCCGGACGGCGCCGTGGTGCGCTCCGGGCTCGTGGGCAGGGTGGCGTCGCTGGTGTGCGGCCGCCTGGTCGACCCGACCATCGCCTACGTGACCTCCGACGCGCTGGTGCGCACGCCGCTGGCGCGCGCCTTCGCCGTCGAGGAGGTCCTGCCCTTCGGCCTGAAGGCGCTGCGCACGCGGCTGCGCGACCGCCGCGTGGGGCGGGTGGAGGTGCTCAAGCGCGGCAGCGCCGTGGACGTCGAGCAGCTGCGCCGGTCCCTGCGGCTGTCGGGGCCCGAGGAGCTGGCGCTCGTGCTGACCCGGGTGGCCGGGCGGCCGTCGGTGGTGCTGGCGCGGGCGCTGCCGAGGCTTCCGGGAGCCTGA
- a CDS encoding YihY/virulence factor BrkB family protein, which produces MTRSAGGAARTGPPGVDAGSPVRIPARGWGQVLQRAGQRLLAERFPLLSAGIAFFALLSLAPVLLTALSIYGAVTTPEEALAQLSGVAGVLPPALQQLVADQLTTITAASAQVLTVRGLSGLVVALWTATTAATYLIDALTLAYHEEETRGLLRRTGLGLAFVLGGALLLGGVLTAAGVASPVVAGAPQSLRAAAEVLVWVVLAALMVAVLSALYRLAPDRRRARWRWITGGAAVATALWVATSVGLFAYVQGLGTYETTYGSLAGVAISMFWVWVTVLLVLVGAVVDAEAERQTARDSTVGPERPLGQREAVVADSAPPYPQDAGG; this is translated from the coding sequence GTGACCAGGTCCGCAGGCGGCGCGGCCCGCACCGGCCCGCCCGGCGTCGACGCCGGCTCGCCGGTGCGCATCCCCGCCCGCGGCTGGGGGCAGGTCCTGCAGCGCGCCGGGCAGCGCCTGCTCGCCGAGCGGTTCCCGCTGCTCAGCGCGGGGATCGCGTTCTTCGCGCTCCTCTCCCTCGCGCCCGTGCTCCTGACGGCGCTGTCGATCTACGGGGCGGTGACCACGCCGGAGGAGGCGCTGGCGCAGCTGTCGGGCGTGGCCGGGGTGCTCCCGCCCGCGCTGCAGCAGCTCGTGGCCGACCAGCTCACGACGATCACGGCCGCGTCCGCGCAGGTGCTCACCGTGCGCGGGCTCAGCGGCCTCGTCGTGGCGCTGTGGACGGCGACGACGGCCGCGACGTACCTCATCGACGCCCTCACGCTGGCGTACCACGAGGAGGAGACCCGCGGGCTGCTGCGCCGCACCGGGCTGGGCCTGGCGTTCGTGCTCGGGGGCGCGCTGCTGCTGGGCGGGGTGCTCACCGCGGCCGGCGTCGCCTCGCCGGTGGTCGCCGGGGCGCCGCAGTCGCTGCGGGCGGCCGCCGAGGTCCTCGTGTGGGTGGTGCTCGCCGCGCTCATGGTCGCGGTGCTGTCGGCGCTCTACCGGCTGGCACCGGACCGCCGGCGCGCGCGGTGGCGCTGGATCACGGGCGGCGCCGCGGTCGCGACCGCGCTGTGGGTCGCCACGTCGGTGGGGCTGTTCGCGTACGTGCAGGGCCTGGGCACCTACGAGACGACGTACGGCTCGCTCGCCGGCGTGGCGATCAGCATGTTCTGGGTGTGGGTCACCGTCCTGCTCGTGCTCGTGGGCGCCGTGGTCGACGCCGAGGCGGAGCGCCAGACGGCGCGGGACTCCACGGTCGGGCCGGAGCGGCCCCTGGGCCAGCGGGAGGCGGTGGTGGCGGACAGCGCACCGCCCTACCCGCAGGACGCGGGGGGCTGA
- a CDS encoding SpoIIE family protein phosphatase, with protein sequence MSTDPTPGIDHARLFAATPTPFLVLDPGLVIVEANDAYCRATGRRREDLVGRPMFEAFPDNPEDPTADGVANLRASLERARDTGEPHTMALQKYDIPDPATGGFVERYWSPVNVPVLDAAGRTTLLLHRVEDVTDYVRQQHQRDAERARGEGWRRRVEEAEADLVVRARELRAAWQAEAAASRRFAALAEVALQLGNAETVEDLTTVVIDRGLRVLGADGGAVGVRATEADGVLDMTASASLTSQVRERYAQMPLRGPFPASVAAATGERVLLPDRAASLAFAPEMATILAATGMQAWAALPLRIGGRVLGCLVVGWREEQEFASAEVELLEAFAAQCAQGLDRILTRQAERRSAAAVRRLSEALQRSLLTDPPQPDHLQIAVRYLPAAEEAQVGGDWYDAFVTPDGTTSVVVGDVAGHDRDAAAAMGQVRNLLRGVAHVLEAPPGHVLTALDGAMRDMTPGSLATAVLAQVEQSEEQAEQGLRLLRWSSAGHPPPLLVTADGTTQLLSAEPDLLLGLDPDTDRVDHEVELQPGTTLLLYTDGLVERRGSSLDDGLSWLCEAVAALAQLPLEQLCDALLGELQGAVEDDVALLAVRAHPEDRPRPPEAGPSALPDDGPRA encoded by the coding sequence GTGAGCACGGACCCCACGCCCGGCATCGACCACGCGCGCCTGTTCGCGGCCACCCCGACGCCCTTCCTCGTGCTGGACCCCGGCCTCGTCATCGTCGAGGCCAACGACGCGTACTGCCGGGCCACGGGACGCCGGCGCGAGGACCTCGTCGGGCGGCCCATGTTCGAGGCCTTCCCGGACAACCCCGAGGACCCGACCGCGGACGGCGTCGCCAACCTGCGCGCCTCGCTGGAGCGCGCCCGCGACACCGGCGAACCGCACACGATGGCGCTGCAGAAGTACGACATCCCCGACCCGGCGACCGGCGGTTTCGTCGAGCGGTACTGGAGCCCGGTCAACGTCCCGGTCCTGGACGCAGCCGGCAGGACGACGCTCCTGCTGCACCGGGTCGAGGACGTCACCGACTACGTCCGCCAGCAGCACCAGCGGGACGCCGAGCGGGCCCGCGGCGAGGGCTGGCGCCGCCGCGTGGAGGAGGCCGAGGCCGACCTGGTCGTCCGCGCGCGCGAGCTGCGCGCGGCGTGGCAGGCGGAGGCGGCGGCGTCGCGCCGCTTCGCGGCGCTCGCCGAGGTCGCCCTGCAGCTGGGCAACGCCGAGACCGTCGAGGACCTGACCACCGTCGTCATCGACCGGGGCCTGCGCGTGCTGGGCGCCGACGGCGGGGCCGTCGGGGTGCGCGCCACCGAGGCGGACGGCGTGCTCGACATGACGGCGAGCGCCAGCCTCACCTCGCAGGTGCGCGAGCGCTACGCGCAGATGCCGCTGCGGGGGCCCTTCCCGGCGAGCGTCGCGGCGGCCACCGGGGAGCGGGTGCTCCTGCCGGACCGCGCGGCCAGCCTCGCCTTCGCCCCCGAGATGGCCACCATCCTGGCGGCGACGGGCATGCAGGCGTGGGCCGCGCTGCCGCTGCGCATCGGCGGGCGGGTGCTGGGGTGCCTGGTCGTCGGCTGGCGCGAGGAGCAGGAGTTCGCCAGCGCGGAGGTCGAGCTGCTCGAGGCGTTCGCCGCGCAGTGCGCCCAGGGCCTGGACCGCATCCTCACCCGGCAGGCCGAGCGCCGCTCCGCCGCCGCCGTGCGACGGCTGTCCGAGGCGCTGCAGCGCAGCCTGCTCACCGACCCTCCGCAGCCGGACCACCTGCAGATCGCCGTGCGGTACCTGCCCGCGGCCGAGGAGGCCCAGGTCGGCGGCGACTGGTACGACGCCTTCGTCACCCCGGACGGCACGACGTCGGTGGTGGTCGGGGACGTGGCGGGGCACGACCGCGACGCCGCGGCGGCCATGGGGCAGGTGCGCAACCTGCTCCGGGGCGTCGCCCACGTGCTGGAGGCACCTCCGGGCCACGTGCTGACCGCGCTGGACGGGGCGATGCGGGACATGACGCCGGGCTCCCTGGCCACGGCGGTGCTCGCGCAGGTGGAGCAGTCCGAGGAGCAGGCGGAGCAGGGGCTGCGCCTGCTGCGCTGGTCCAGCGCCGGGCACCCGCCGCCGCTGCTCGTCACCGCCGACGGGACGACGCAGCTGCTGAGCGCCGAGCCGGACCTGCTGCTGGGCCTGGACCCCGACACCGACCGCGTCGACCACGAGGTCGAGCTGCAGCCGGGCACGACGCTGCTGCTGTACACGGACGGGCTCGTGGAGCGGCGCGGCTCCTCCCTCGACGACGGCCTGAGCTGGCTGTGCGAGGCGGTGGCGGCCCTGGCGCAGCTGCCGCTGGAGCAGCTGTGCGACGCGCTGCTGGGCGAGCTCCAGGGCGCGGTCGAGGACGACGTGGCGCTGCTCGCCGTGCGCGCCCACCCCGAGGACCGCCCGCGCCCGCCGGAGGCCGGTCCCTCGGCGCTGCCGGACGACGGCCCGCGGGCCTGA
- the tsaD gene encoding tRNA (adenosine(37)-N6)-threonylcarbamoyltransferase complex transferase subunit TsaD: MPADEPLVLGIETSCDETGVGIVRGSTLLVDAVASSVDEHARFGGVVPEVASRAHLEAMVPTVQRACAQAGVALGDLDAVAVTAGPGLAGALMVGVASAKALALGLGVPLYGVNHLAAHVAVDALEHGPLPEPAVALLVSGGHSSLLRVDDVTAQVEPLGQTLDDAAGEAFDKVARLLGLGFPGGPLVDRAARDGDPAAIAFPRGLSTGRDLARHPYDFSFSGLKTAVARWVEQRRAAGEDVPVADVAASFQEAVVDVLTRKAVAACAEQGVGTLLVGGGVAANSRLRVLAEQRAAAAGVAVRVPRPGLCTDNGAMVAALGSLLLARGRRPSDLDLPADSSLPVTEVLV, encoded by the coding sequence GTGCCTGCCGACGAGCCCCTCGTGCTGGGGATCGAGACCTCCTGCGACGAGACGGGCGTCGGGATCGTGCGCGGCTCGACGCTGCTCGTCGACGCCGTCGCCAGCAGCGTCGACGAGCACGCTCGCTTCGGGGGCGTGGTGCCCGAGGTCGCCAGCCGCGCCCACCTGGAGGCGATGGTCCCCACCGTGCAGCGCGCCTGCGCGCAGGCCGGCGTCGCGCTGGGCGACCTCGACGCCGTGGCCGTCACGGCCGGCCCGGGCCTCGCCGGCGCGCTGATGGTCGGGGTCGCCTCGGCCAAGGCCCTCGCGCTCGGCCTGGGCGTGCCGCTGTACGGGGTCAACCACCTGGCCGCGCACGTGGCCGTCGACGCGCTCGAGCACGGCCCGCTGCCCGAGCCGGCCGTGGCGCTGCTCGTCTCCGGCGGCCACTCCTCCCTGCTGCGGGTGGACGACGTGACGGCGCAGGTGGAGCCGCTGGGCCAGACGCTCGACGACGCCGCGGGGGAGGCGTTCGACAAGGTCGCGCGCCTGCTCGGCCTCGGCTTCCCCGGCGGCCCGCTCGTGGACCGCGCCGCCCGCGACGGCGACCCGGCGGCGATCGCGTTCCCGCGCGGGCTGAGCACCGGGCGCGACCTGGCCCGCCACCCGTACGACTTCTCCTTCTCCGGCCTGAAGACCGCCGTCGCCCGGTGGGTCGAGCAGCGCCGCGCCGCGGGCGAGGACGTGCCCGTCGCCGACGTCGCGGCGTCCTTCCAGGAGGCCGTGGTCGACGTGCTGACCCGCAAGGCGGTCGCGGCGTGCGCCGAGCAGGGCGTGGGCACGCTGCTGGTGGGCGGTGGCGTGGCCGCCAACTCGCGCCTGCGGGTGCTGGCGGAGCAGCGGGCCGCGGCCGCGGGCGTGGCCGTGCGCGTGCCGCGCCCGGGCCTGTGCACCGACAACGGCGCGATGGTCGCCGCCCTGGGCTCGCTGCTGCTCGCCCGCGGACGCCGGCCCTCCGACCTCGACCTGCCCGCCGACTCGTCCCTGCCCGTGACGGAGGTGCTGGTGTGA
- the rimI gene encoding ribosomal protein S18-alanine N-acetyltransferase: protein MRWWDVQPVVALERELFGATAWTPELFWSELAAPDRWYAVLEADAEAGVEAGVEVGVEVGADAAVVGYAGLAAPAGGGEADVQTLAVAPAGQGRGLGRALLEALVERARERGAASVLLEVRADNEPARRLYAAAGFEHLAVRRRYYQPGDVDALVLRRRLR, encoded by the coding sequence ATGCGCTGGTGGGACGTGCAGCCCGTCGTCGCCCTCGAGCGGGAGCTGTTCGGCGCGACGGCGTGGACCCCGGAGCTGTTCTGGTCCGAGCTGGCGGCGCCGGACCGCTGGTACGCCGTCCTCGAGGCCGACGCCGAGGCGGGCGTCGAGGCGGGCGTCGAGGTGGGCGTCGAGGTGGGCGCGGACGCCGCGGTGGTGGGGTACGCGGGCCTGGCCGCTCCCGCGGGCGGCGGCGAGGCCGACGTCCAGACGCTCGCCGTCGCGCCCGCCGGGCAGGGGCGCGGGCTCGGACGCGCCCTGCTGGAGGCGCTCGTGGAGCGGGCCCGCGAGCGCGGGGCAGCGAGCGTGCTGCTCGAGGTGCGCGCTGACAACGAGCCGGCCCGGCGCCTGTACGCCGCGGCCGGCTTCGAGCACCTCGCGGTGCGGCGGCGCTACTACCAGCCGGGGGACGTCGACGCGCTCGTCCTGCGGCGCCGTCTGCGCTGA
- the tsaB gene encoding tRNA (adenosine(37)-N6)-threonylcarbamoyltransferase complex dimerization subunit type 1 TsaB — protein MLLLALDTSAAVGVAVSDGSAVLASRVEADARRHAELLAPAVRSVLAEAGVARRELTAVAVGVGPAPFTGLRVGLVTALTLGLVLDAPVHGVCSLDAVAATALAAVPDALAGGFVVATDARRREVHWARYDVVDAGDPVRGWRRVQGPAVGAPADVPTGGLPVVGRGAVLHPDVLPPPAAADGRAAPEGLDPGLLAAVAADRLARGEALLPPEPLYLRRPDAAEPGAPKPVRA, from the coding sequence GTGCTGCTCCTCGCGCTGGACACCTCGGCCGCCGTGGGGGTCGCCGTCTCCGACGGCTCCGCGGTGCTGGCCTCGCGCGTCGAGGCCGACGCGCGGCGGCACGCGGAGCTGCTCGCGCCCGCGGTGCGCTCCGTGCTCGCCGAGGCCGGGGTGGCCCGGCGCGAGCTGACGGCCGTCGCCGTCGGGGTCGGGCCGGCTCCGTTCACGGGGCTGCGCGTCGGCCTGGTCACCGCGCTCACCCTCGGCCTCGTGCTCGACGCGCCCGTGCACGGGGTGTGCAGCTTGGACGCCGTCGCCGCCACGGCGCTCGCCGCGGTGCCGGACGCGCTCGCGGGCGGCTTCGTCGTCGCCACGGACGCGCGGCGGCGCGAGGTGCACTGGGCGCGCTACGACGTCGTCGACGCCGGCGACCCCGTGCGCGGCTGGCGGCGGGTGCAGGGCCCGGCGGTGGGTGCGCCCGCCGACGTCCCGACGGGCGGCCTGCCCGTGGTGGGGCGCGGCGCCGTGCTGCACCCCGACGTCCTGCCGCCGCCCGCCGCGGCCGACGGGCGCGCCGCCCCCGAGGGCCTGGACCCGGGCCTGCTGGCGGCGGTGGCCGCCGACCGCCTCGCCCGCGGCGAGGCGCTGCTGCCCCCCGAGCCGCTGTACCTGCGCCGCCCGGACGCCGCCGAGCCGGGGGCGCCGAAGCCGGTCCGCGCGTGA